A portion of the Panulirus ornatus isolate Po-2019 chromosome 43, ASM3632096v1, whole genome shotgun sequence genome contains these proteins:
- the LOC139762442 gene encoding uncharacterized protein, which yields MKLLILVSLIAAVAADTLGGYSLPTPSGPGLSFGGSGFGSGGSGISSGFSSGGSGFGSGGTGLSSGFSSGGSSFSSGGSGFSSGGSGFSSGGSGFSGGGCAPGQVRHVDGNCVTPQVTRNLFVYRAPPSSPIVGPRPPVPPPRVEHNIIFVHTPSDLLGQKPIVVPPPQQENTVYILNKRPEVDQELLHVPGGEQETPEVFFVSYKEGDNPTLPTGEKLQDALSVASQGGGQVIGDTGVDGGVGVGVGIGGGGVGVGVGGGGVGIGIGGGDGSYGVTTPSTLYGTP from the exons ATGAAGCTCCTG ATACTCGTCTCCTTGATCGCGGCCGTCGCAGCTGACACACTCGGCGGCTACAGCCTTCCAACGCCCTCCGGTCCAGGACTTTCCTTCGGCGGCTCTGGTTTTGGCTCAGGTGGCTCTGGGATTAGCTCAGGGTTCTCCTCAGGCGGCTCTGGCTTTGGCTCAGGTGGTACTGGGCTTAGCTCAGGGTTCTCCTCGGGCGGCTCTAGCTTTAGCTCAGGCGGCTCTGGCTTTAGCTCAGGCGGCTCTGGCTTTAGCTCAGGCGGCTCTGGCTTCTCTGGGGGCGGCTGTGCTCCAGGCCAGGTCCGTCATGTGGACGGCAACTGCGTCACTCCTCAGGTCACTCGTAACCTGTTCGTCTACAgagcccctccatcctcacccatcGTGGGTCCACGACCACCAGTTCCTCCACCAAGGGTGGAGCATAACATTATATTCGTTCACACCCCATCGGACCTCCTAGGCCAGAAACCCATTGTCGTGCCGCCGCCACAACAGGAAAACACTGTCTACATCCTTAACAAGCGACCAGAGGTGGACCAGGAACTTCTCCACGTGCCAGGAGGAGAACAAGAGACTCCAGAGGTGTTCTTCGTCTCGTACAAAGAAGGCGACAACCCGACTCTTCCCACCGGTGAGAAACTACAAGACGCCCTCAGCGTCGCCTCTCAAGGTGGCGGACAGGTCATCGGCGATACTGGCGTTGACGGTGGCGTGGGCGTTGGCGTCGGCATTGGCGGTGGTGGCGTTGGCGTCGGCGTTGGCGGTGGAGGCGTTGGCATCGGCATTGGAGGAGGCGATGGTTCATACGgagtcaccaccccatccactctCTACGGGACACCCTAG
- the LOC139762441 gene encoding uncharacterized protein, whose amino-acid sequence MKLLILVSLIAAVAADTLRSYSLPTPTGPKLSVGGSGVVSGGSGIVSGGSVFSSGGSGVGVGGAGFATGGSGFATGGSGFATGGSGFATGGAGISGGACGAGQVRHVDGSCVTPQVTRNLFVYTAPPSSPIVGPRPPVPPPRVEHNVIFVHTPSAALGQKPIVVPPPQQENTVYILNKRPEVDQELIQVPGGEQETPEVFFVSYKDGENPTLPTGEKLQDALKAASQGGGQVIGDSGVGAGTGVGVGAGTGVGVGVGVGAGTGVGVGVGVGGGGGSYGVTTPSTLYSAP is encoded by the exons atgaaGCTCCTG ATCCTCGTCTCACTGATCGCGGCTGTAGCGGCTGACACACTCAGGAGTTATAGCCTCCCGACTCCCACCGGCCCTAAACTTTCCGTGGGCGGTTCCGGGGTAGTCTCGGGCGGCTCTGGGATTGTGTCGGGTGGCTCCGTGTTCTCTTCTGGCGGCTCTGGGGTAGGAGTCGGAGGTGCCGGGTTTGCCACGGGTGGATCCGGGTTCGCTACAGGTGGTTCCGGGTTCGCCACAGGCGGCTCCGGGTTCGCCACGGGTGGAGCCGGGATCTCCGGAGGAGCCTGTGGTGCAGGCCAGGTCCGTCATGTGGACGGCAGCTGCGTCACTCCTCAGGTCACTCGCAACTTGTTCGTCTACACcgcccctccatcctcacccatcGTGGGTCCACGACCACCAGTTCCTCCACCAAGAGTCGAACATAATGTTATATTCGTTCACACCCCATCGGCTGCCCTAGGCCAGAAACCCATCGTCGTGCCACCGCCACAACAAGAAAACACTGTCTACATCCTCAACAAGCGACCAGAGGTGGACCAGGAACTTATCCAAGTGCCAGGAGGAGAACAAGAGACCCCAGAGGTGTTCTTCGTCTCGTATAAAGATGGCGAAAACCCAACACTGCCCACCGGTGAGAAACTCCAGGACGCCCTTAAAGCCGCCTCTCAAGGTGGCGGACAGGTCATCGGCGACAGTGGCGTTGGCGCTGGAACTGGCGTCGGTGTTGGCGCTGGAACAGGTGTCGGCGTTGGCGTCGGTGTTGGCGCTGGAACTGGTGTCGGCGTTGGCGTCGGCGTTGGCGGAGGCGGTGGCTCATACGgcgtcaccaccccatccactctCTACAGTGCACCCTAG
- the LOC139762440 gene encoding uncharacterized protein, translating to MKLLILVSLIAAVAADTLGGYSHPTPSGPGLSFGGSGFDSDESGFVSGGSGFAAGGSGFPAGGSGFTAGGSGFAAGGSRFSSSGSGFSSGGSGFSGGGCAPGQVRHVDGNCVTPQVTRNLFVYRAPPSSPIVGPRPPVPPPRVEHNVIFVHAPSAAVNQKPIVVPPPQTTNTVYVLQKRPQVEQEVIHVPEGEQETPEVFFVSYKEGDNPTLPTGEKLQDALSVASQGGGQVIGGGGVGGGISIGGGGVGGGVGVGIGGGGGSYGVTTPSPVYSAP from the exons ATGAAGCTCCTG ATACTCGTCTCCTTGATCGCTGCCGTCGCAGCTGACACACTCGGCGGCTACAGCCATCCAACACCCTCCGGTCCAGGACTTTCCTTCGGCGGTTCCGGGTTTGATTCAGATGAATCTGGTTTTGTATCGGGTGGATCCGGGTTCGCCGCGGGTGGATCTGGATTCCCCGCGGGTGGCTCTGGGTTCACCGCAGGTGGCTCCGGGTTCGCCGCAGGTGGCTCCCGATTTTCCTCCAGCGGCTCTGGCTTTAGCTCAGGCGGCTCTGGCTTCTCTGGAGGCGGCTGTGCTCCAGGCCAGGTCCGTCATGTGGATGGCAACTGCGTCACTCCTCAGGTCACTCGCAATCTGTTCGTCTACAgagcccctccatcctcacccattGTAGGTCCACGACCACCAGTTCCTCCACCAAGAGTGGAACATAATGTTATCTTCGTTCACGCCCCATCGGCTGCCGTAAACCAGAAACCCATTGTCGTGCCACCACCTCAGACGACGAACACCGTCTACGTCCTCCAAAAGCGACCACAAGTTGAGCAGGAGGTCATCCACGTACCAGAGGGAGAACAAGAGACTCCAGAGGTGTTCTTCGTCTCGTATAAAGAAGGCGACAACCCGACTCTTCCCACCGGCGAGAAACTCCAGGACGCCCTCAGCGTCGCCTCTCAAGGAGGAGGACAGGTCATCGGCGGGGGTGGCGTTGGAGGTGGCATCAGcattggcggtggtggtgtcggtggtggcGTTGGCGTCGGTATCGGCGGAGGCGGTGGTTCATACGGAGTCACCACCCCATCCCCGGTCTACAGTGCACCCTAG